A region of the Arenibacter antarcticus genome:
AGAGCAATATATAGAATAATAAAAATAATCCATCTGAGCATAGGTTAATTTTTAGGTAAAGATATTGGTTTCAATCCACTAGCCATTTTAATTACCTATTCTTTAACTAGACGCACTACCTTCTTTAGCACCCCATAATCACTTATTCCTACCTCGTCATCCCTTAAAAAGCTTGGAGTACTCATAGGAATAGGGGGGGGATTCTTCAATGTTTTATGAAACTGGATGCCCGACAAATGCACCGCACCAAAGCCTTTTTCCTTAAACTGTTGCACGTTGGTTTCCCGTATTCCACCTCCAGGCATAACAACAATGCGCTCAGCAATGCCATGCAACTCCCACAATTGCGCCATACCCATCAAGGATGTTTTTTGCAGTCCACTACTCAGTAGAGAATTCACCCCTAACAATTCCAATTGTCTAAAAGTCGCTATGGGATCCTTCACCCAATCAAATGCCCTGTGGAATGTAAAATCGAGTGGTCTAGTGATCCTTATCAATTCCTTGGTCCGTTCAAAATCCAAGGTAAAATCCTTATGCAGCACTCCAGAAACAATACCGTTAAACCCCAATTCCCTACACATTTCAATATCGTGCTTCATTATTTCAAATTCTAGATCCGAATAGGTGAAATCCCCACTTCTAGGCCTAATCAGCACATTTACAGGGATAGTAATATGCTTTTTTATCAATTTTAGCAACCCATAAGAAGGGGTTACCCCTCCCACACCGAGTTCTGCACACAATTCAATTCGGTCAGCACCAGCTTTTTGGGCGTTTAAAGCAGATTCTAAGGAATTGGCGCATACTTCTACAATCATATTTCTTATATTTAGAACCTTAAAAATAAGCAACACTTTCTCATGAAAAGAAGAAATTTTCTCAAAAATTCTACGCTTACCACAGCGGGCATGTTATCTGCTCCACTTTTGGCCTCTTGTCAGGGTACTACTAAAAAAACAATAGTAGAAAACGACAGCACCAAAATAGTAAAACCCATTGCCATTTGCACCTGGAATTTTATGAATGCAACTGCCAAAGCATGGGAAGTATTAGAAAAAGGAGGATCTTCATTGGATGCCGTAGAACAGGGGGTAATGGTAGAGGAGGCGGACCTCAATAATGAAACTGTAGGCAATGGCGGCAGACCAGACAGAGACGGCCGCGTTACTTTGGATGCCTGCATTATGGATAAGGATGCAAATTGCGGCGCGGTGCTGTGTATGGAGAATATAGCCCATCCTATTAGCGTAGCTCGAAAAGTAATGGAAGAGACACCCCATGTGATGCTGGTAGGGAAAGGGGCAGAACAATTTGCCTATGAGCAGGGCTTTCAAAAGACCAATTTACTTACCGAAAAAGCTAAAAAAGACTGGTTGGAATGGAAGAAAAACTCCCAATATGAAACCATTATCAATATAGAGAACCACGACACCATAGGAATGCTTGCCATTGACAAAAACGGTGATATCGCAGGTGCCTGCACAACCAGCGGAATGGGATACAAAATGGCTGGTCGCGTTGGGGACTCTCCAATTATTGGTGCTGGTCTGTTTGTAGACAATGAAGTAGGTGGTGCTACCGCTACTGGCGTGGGCGAGGAAGTAGTTAGGACTGTAGGAAGTTTCTTAATCGTAGAATTGATGCGCCAAGGAAAATCGCCCCAGGAGGCTTGCGAAGAAGGAGTTAGACGCATCATGGAAAAAAATAAAGACCGCACGGATTTTCAGATCGGCTTCATCGCCATCAATAAAAAAGGGGAAACAGGTGGCTATTGCATTCACCCTGGCTTTAGTTATCGCAGCTATTCCGAAGAGGGACATATAGACAATCCTTCGGACTCCTTTTTAAAGGTATAATCAACATAAAATAGAATATTACTTCGGAAATAAACCAATAAAATGGCTGAACAAAAGAGACTTTTTTTACTAGATGCTTACGCCCTAATATTTAGAGGGTATTATGCCTTAATCAAAAACCCAAGGATAAACTCCAAGGGCATGGACACTTCCGCCATTATGGGGTTTATGAACTCTCTACTGGATGTAATCCGAAGAGAAAAACCAGACCACTTAGCAGTTTGTTTTGACAAAGGTGGAAGTGTAGACCGCACGGAAATGTTTCCAGAATACAAAGCCAATAGAGACGCCACCCCAGATGCCATAAAAATTGCGATACCTTATATTCAAGATATTCTTAAGGCTATGCATATCCCTGTAGTGGTATTGGAAGGGTGGGAGGCCGATGACATTATAGGAACCTTGGCGAAACAAGCCGAAAAAGAAGGTTACAAGGTATTTATGGTGACCCCTGATAAAGATTTTGGTCAGTTGGTATCTGAGAACATATTTATGTATCGCCCTGCACGAATGGGCAATGGCATAGAAATATGGGGTATTCCTGAAATCCAAAAGCGATTTGGCGTAGAACGCCCCGAACAGGTGATTGATTACTTGGGGATGATGGGCGATGCCAGTGACAATATCCCAGGGCTACCAGGAGTGGGGGATAAAACCGCGAAAAAATTTATTGAGCAATTTGGCTCCATGGAAAACCTCCTTGCCAATACGGACAAGCTTAAAGGAAAAATGAAGGAACGGGTCATTGAAAATGCCGAATTGGGACTACTTTCCAAAAAACTAGCCACCATTTGTGTTGATTGCGATGTCACCTTTAATGCCGCCGATTACGAACTCACCATGCCTGATGGTGATAAAGTACAGGAACTATTTGAAGCGTTGGAGTTTAGAAGGTTAAAGGACCAATTTATAAAACTCTTCTCCAACGAACCTACTGAAGAAACCGCTACAACAGATAAGGAAGGAAAAGAAACCACGACTCAAAAGAAGACTGCTTCAGCCGGTAGCGGCCAATTCTCACTTTTTGGAGGGGATGGGGACAACAGTGGTGCAACAATAGCAGAATTCTCCAGCAGAACTACTATAGCCAATGTACCCCATGTGTACCAAAGCGTATTGCCAGGTATGGCGATGAAGCTCTTCCTTCAAAATCTAATGCAACAAACCTCGGTGTGTTTTGACACGGAAACCACTGGACTAAATCCGCTAACCGCAGAATTGGTTGGGATTGCCTTTAGCTGGGAGGCTGGTAAGGGCTTTTATATTCCATTCCCCGAAGATAAATTGGCGGCTCAGGAATTAATTGAACAACTAAGACCATTTTTTGAAGCGGAAAACATTGAGAAAATTGGTCAGAATTTAAAATACGATATCAAGGTACTGCACAAATACGGGGTTTTTATTAAAGGGAAATATTTCGACACCATGTTAGCGCATTACCTTATTAATCCGGACATGCGACACAATATGGACGTTTTGGCCGAGACCTATTTAAATTACACTCCCGTCTCCATTACCGAACTCATTGGCAAAAAAGGCAAAAACCAAATTTCCATGAGAGAAGTGCCCTTGGAAAAACAGACCGAATATGCTGTTGAAGATGCCGACATCACTTTTCAATTGGCCCAACATTTTAGACCAGAGCTAAAAGAAGCTAAAACAGAAGACCTTTTTAACACTATTGAGATTCCCCTGTTACGCGTATTGGCGGATATGGAATTGGAGGGCATTAATCTAGATAAGGCCTTTTTAAATTCATTGGCCAAGGATTTAGAAAATGACATAAAGGAACTAGAGACCAAGATATTTAAGGAAGCCGGAGAAGAGTTCAATATTGCTTCCCCAAAACAGTTGGGAGAAATTTTGTTCGACAAGCTTAAACTGGTGGCTAAACCTAAAAAAACAAAAACAGGTCAGTATTCTACTGCTGAGGACGTGCTTTCCTATTTAGCAAAGGATCATGAAATTATCCGAAGCGTATTAGACTACAGAGGCCTCAGCAAACTTAAAAGCACCTATATAGACGCCCTTCCCGAACAAATTGAGGAAAGCACAGGCAGGGTGCACACCGATTATATGCAAACTGTTGCCGCAACAGGACGTTTAAGCAGCAACAATCCTAACCTGCAAAATATCCCTATCCGAACAGAAAGAGGAAGACAGGTACGTAAAGCCTTTGTTCCACGTAATGAAGAGTTTATTCTCTTGGCCGCGGATTATTCGCAGATAGAATTGCGGATCATTGCAGCACTGAGCCAAGAGACTACCATGATCGAGGCCTTTAAGAACGGGGAAGACATACACGCTTCCACGGCTTCCAAAGTATTTAACATACCTCTTGATGAGGTCACCAGGGAGCAGCGTAGCAATGCCAAAACCGTGAATTTCGGAATTATATACGGGGTGTCCGCATTTGGGCTGAGCAATCAGACAGATCTCTCCCGTACGGAAGCAAAAGACCTTATAGAAACCTATTATAAGACCTATCCAAAATTGCGTAATTATATTAGCGAACAAATAAATCTAGCCCGTGAAAATGGGTATGTTCAGACGGTATTGGGTAGACGCAGATACTTAAAGGATATTAACGCCAGCAATGCAGTTGTAAGAGGCGCCGCGGAACGCAATGCCGTAAATGCGCCCATACAGGGAAGTGCCGCGGACATTATTAAAATAGCTATGATCAATATCCATAATAAATTAGAGCAAGGAAATTACAAAAGCAAAATGCTCTTACAAGTACATGATGAATTGGTCTTTGATGTCTACAAACCAGAATTGGAGGAAATGAAGTTGATGATAAAATCGGAAATGGAAAACGCCTATAAACTCTCCGTACCCTTAGATGTGGATTTGGGTGTTGGACAGGATTGGCTAGAAGCCCATTAACGATGAGGACGGACTAGCACACCCCAAAAATGGAATTAAGCAGCTCATAGGCGCCATCTCAAGAAAAGGAAACGAAAAAGCGGGTATAAAAAATTGCATACGCTGCCCAAATCACTAGATTAATAAAAAATCTTTATCCCTAATAGTTAGGACAAATACATTAAAAACAAGAGGGGAATATAGTTTCTAATTCCAAAGAAACACGTACGAAAATAATTAAAAGCCTCCCCCAAGCAGGTGTATTTAATCCGAAAAAAGAAAAAAACAATAAAATAATAAGAAACAACCATTTGGAATTCAACTTAATAATTGTACATTTGCAGCCCGTTAAACGGGATTGAAGTGTTTAATAAATAAATATATTAGTGTGGATACATTAAGCTACAAGACGATTTCGGCCAATAAGGCAACCGTTGACAAACAATGGTTACTAGTTGATGCTGAAGGAGAAACATTGGGCCGTCTTGCTTCTAAAGTAGCGAAGTTACTTAGAGGAAAGTACAAGCCTAGTTTTACACCACATGTTGATTGTGGGGATAATGTTGTTATTATCAATGCAGAAAAAATCAACCTGTCCGGTAAGAAGTGGGATTCAAAAACCTACATTCGTCACACCGGTTACCCAGGAGGTCAAAGGTTTACAACTGCCAAAGAGATGCTGTCTAAAGACCCAGCGCGTATTATCGAAAAATCCGTAAAAGGAATGTTACCCAAGAACAAATTGGGTGCAGAGCTTTTCCGTAATTTGAAGGTATATGCTGGTAAAGGCCACAATCAAGAAGCACAAAAACCAAGAGCAATTAACTTAAACGACCTAAGGTAATGGAAATGATTCATAAAATTGGTAGAAGAAAAACAGCAGTTGCCAGAGTTTACGTTTCTCAAGGAAGTGGGAACATAACCATCAACAAGAGAGAATTAAGCAACTATTTTCCTACTGCAACATTACAGTACAAAGTAAAGCAACCATTTGCATTGACCAACAACGAAGAAAACTTTGATGTTAAGGTGAACGTTTTTGGCGGTGGAATTACAGGACAAGCGGAAGCAATTCGTTTGGCATTATCTAGAGCCTTGTGCGAAATGGATGCCGAGCACAGATTGGTTCTTAAACCAGAAGGTCTTTTAACTAGAGATCCAAGAATGGTTGAGCGTAAGAAATTCGGTCAGAAGAAAGCCCGTAAGAAATTCCAGTTCTCCAAGCGTTAATATTGCATTACTTAAGCCGATACTGGAAACAGTACGGAATTACCTAAAATTGTTCATTGAAAGCCTCCAATTGAGGTGGCAATTAAAAAATACCTATCCATTCAATTGGAAACTTGGTCTGGGCCATCCCAGATACAAGTAGAGGTTAAATTAGTTTAGCATCTAAATGTTAAAGGCTCCCATTGGGTACCACTTTAATATT
Encoded here:
- the polA gene encoding DNA polymerase I; this translates as MAEQKRLFLLDAYALIFRGYYALIKNPRINSKGMDTSAIMGFMNSLLDVIRREKPDHLAVCFDKGGSVDRTEMFPEYKANRDATPDAIKIAIPYIQDILKAMHIPVVVLEGWEADDIIGTLAKQAEKEGYKVFMVTPDKDFGQLVSENIFMYRPARMGNGIEIWGIPEIQKRFGVERPEQVIDYLGMMGDASDNIPGLPGVGDKTAKKFIEQFGSMENLLANTDKLKGKMKERVIENAELGLLSKKLATICVDCDVTFNAADYELTMPDGDKVQELFEALEFRRLKDQFIKLFSNEPTEETATTDKEGKETTTQKKTASAGSGQFSLFGGDGDNSGATIAEFSSRTTIANVPHVYQSVLPGMAMKLFLQNLMQQTSVCFDTETTGLNPLTAELVGIAFSWEAGKGFYIPFPEDKLAAQELIEQLRPFFEAENIEKIGQNLKYDIKVLHKYGVFIKGKYFDTMLAHYLINPDMRHNMDVLAETYLNYTPVSITELIGKKGKNQISMREVPLEKQTEYAVEDADITFQLAQHFRPELKEAKTEDLFNTIEIPLLRVLADMELEGINLDKAFLNSLAKDLENDIKELETKIFKEAGEEFNIASPKQLGEILFDKLKLVAKPKKTKTGQYSTAEDVLSYLAKDHEIIRSVLDYRGLSKLKSTYIDALPEQIEESTGRVHTDYMQTVAATGRLSSNNPNLQNIPIRTERGRQVRKAFVPRNEEFILLAADYSQIELRIIAALSQETTMIEAFKNGEDIHASTASKVFNIPLDEVTREQRSNAKTVNFGIIYGVSAFGLSNQTDLSRTEAKDLIETYYKTYPKLRNYISEQINLARENGYVQTVLGRRRYLKDINASNAVVRGAAERNAVNAPIQGSAADIIKIAMINIHNKLEQGNYKSKMLLQVHDELVFDVYKPELEEMKLMIKSEMENAYKLSVPLDVDLGVGQDWLEAH
- the rplM gene encoding 50S ribosomal protein L13 codes for the protein MDTLSYKTISANKATVDKQWLLVDAEGETLGRLASKVAKLLRGKYKPSFTPHVDCGDNVVIINAEKINLSGKKWDSKTYIRHTGYPGGQRFTTAKEMLSKDPARIIEKSVKGMLPKNKLGAELFRNLKVYAGKGHNQEAQKPRAINLNDLR
- a CDS encoding isoaspartyl peptidase/L-asparaginase family protein translates to MKRRNFLKNSTLTTAGMLSAPLLASCQGTTKKTIVENDSTKIVKPIAICTWNFMNATAKAWEVLEKGGSSLDAVEQGVMVEEADLNNETVGNGGRPDRDGRVTLDACIMDKDANCGAVLCMENIAHPISVARKVMEETPHVMLVGKGAEQFAYEQGFQKTNLLTEKAKKDWLEWKKNSQYETIINIENHDTIGMLAIDKNGDIAGACTTSGMGYKMAGRVGDSPIIGAGLFVDNEVGGATATGVGEEVVRTVGSFLIVELMRQGKSPQEACEEGVRRIMEKNKDRTDFQIGFIAINKKGETGGYCIHPGFSYRSYSEEGHIDNPSDSFLKV
- a CDS encoding copper homeostasis protein CutC, giving the protein MIVEVCANSLESALNAQKAGADRIELCAELGVGGVTPSYGLLKLIKKHITIPVNVLIRPRSGDFTYSDLEFEIMKHDIEMCRELGFNGIVSGVLHKDFTLDFERTKELIRITRPLDFTFHRAFDWVKDPIATFRQLELLGVNSLLSSGLQKTSLMGMAQLWELHGIAERIVVMPGGGIRETNVQQFKEKGFGAVHLSGIQFHKTLKNPPPIPMSTPSFLRDDEVGISDYGVLKKVVRLVKE
- the rpsI gene encoding 30S ribosomal protein S9 gives rise to the protein MEMIHKIGRRKTAVARVYVSQGSGNITINKRELSNYFPTATLQYKVKQPFALTNNEENFDVKVNVFGGGITGQAEAIRLALSRALCEMDAEHRLVLKPEGLLTRDPRMVERKKFGQKKARKKFQFSKR